In Juglans regia cultivar Chandler chromosome 13, Walnut 2.0, whole genome shotgun sequence, the DNA window GGCTATAACGTGGTAGAACCACATCAAGCGATCAAAAGCAGCAGAATACTCCAAGCGGCTGAGTATTATTTCTCTAGTTTAATAGGTTTTTGTCTACCCCTCAAGTGTCATCATTGGCACATGCGAGGGCCACATGTTCTCACCACGCTTCTCATCCACAACTTATTCTGTtcctatttttgttattttttacttttcctaCTGGATCCCTTTTTCTAAgccatttttcatatttctcaatactttttttcctttatttccttatgtttttaatttttgcaggAAGAGAAAATCTCATAATTATTACTTTCTAACTACCTACTACTACCACGCACCTTGCTAATGTGTTGCAGGCCAGTCGGGCTACTTTTCTCTATACCATCGGCATGATTCACAAATTGTCCTCAAGTGGTGCCACGTGCCATGTATGTGGTAGTGCATGGAACCCCACACACCTATTTTGTTAGTATTCTCAGAGTTTTCTACATGGGTTTGTataagtttctttttattttatctttgatGCATATATCGTTTGTGAAAGAACTAAGTATGTGTATTAGGCAAAGTCTTAGATTACGTTTTGGTTGAGTCATTGAAATAGAATATTTCTGCACCAATACGTTTGGTGTACCATTTCGGAATAGTTATTCATTTAAAGGAGAAATTTTAGGTAATAATTActcattttaaatgaaaaattttcaatcataaatttatacctattgaagaaaatattgaagaaaaataattaatcatttttttcatagtgTTTGTGTCCAAccagtattttttttccccgCTTGCTTTCCTATGATagttctcatttctcaaaacttcacAAAAGTACTATACCctttatataaagtatatagagagagagagagagagagagagatttattttgagtttAGGGCATCATTTCATCTACTCATCAGAAAGGGGAAAAGAATGGAAGTCAgacaaaacaaaatttcaaaataaccaatttGTCCTCACTTTTCAAGAAATTTAAAGTActaagaaaataaggaaaatgtgTATGTAAATCGTTTGAAgaaaatcacaatatatatgGTCCTCCCTAACtctatcactctcattttcatttttttttattgccttCTATTGCCTTCGGGTTCAAATAGAAATGCTACTCAATCGTTGGACTATACCGCTGATTTTAATGTTTGACATGGTTCTGCCACGTGATAGCCACGTTAtacattaaaagaaaacaacaaaatacGAAAACGTCGGAGGCAGCCACGTTGTCTTTGGTAGTTGTGCCAATGTTGGAGGCACAAGAGTGACGAATCCCAAGAGCAACCAACATCGAGACTAGGCGGGTCTTGgaatgttatgaaatatttggagggTTTAGAACATGAGCCCTTCTATTCATTATCCCTATACTACATatcacacatgatttttttttttttctttctaaactaaaaaaattattctactaTCAtccatatattacatatttagtaaggaaaaaaaatcacgtATGATGTGTAGTGTAAATATAATGAGAAGAACTTTTCTTGGAACctatagataaaaatatttccgttattgtttaaaatttgaattcaagTCTAAGAGAAGAAAAACTAATCAACAGTAGCTAGTATTGTTTCGACTGAAATGGCACGTACATATTTGCACGTCATCTCCCGTAAGTCCCCTAGGGAGTATCACATGGTATTTTTACCCGAATTACAAGCAATCCATATCCGAATTCATGCACTACCACtcgaaagaagaaaaaaaaaagtgtcgtTGAGTATAATAAAACTTCCGACGACTTCGGAAATGTCGAAATGATTCCATGAACATCATAGTCATTGAATATTCCTCGcctaacaaaaaattaaaaaaaaaaataaaagttaaaggACAAAAGTGACCAAACTAGCCTCCCAATCCAAATTAACATTGAAGATTACGTCAGACTTCAAGGGGTTATCTTTCCACTCGCGACCAAAATAccctcgtttttttttttttcttttataaacaCTTTCACAGTAAATCGGATTTGACCAAaaagaaatcttttttttttttttttccaagaaccCTTCTTATTCATGCATCTTGGAGAGCCTTCTGGACTAAGAgacatgttttttattttagatttaataatttgaaattactCTTATCCACGtggcatatttttatttattaattatctatttaaatGTAATACGAAGCATATCATTATGGGTGAAAGAATCGTGAGAAAAGAATCTGGTACCAAGGCATGGCTTTCCGAGCGAGTTCCACAAAGTCAATGCATGCTTCAATTTACAAGGAAACCTGTGAAGCTCATGGCCGgccaaataaaaatcaaactttCCTGACACTCCCTGCCAACAACTCCCTTCCACGCCTTTGAATTTCAAGTCGCCTCACTCTTTTGCATCTGTAAACTCCAAAGAAAAAATGAGACTCGGCGAACATGCACGCACATTTCAGTGTTCCCAAAACTTACCTTTGGCTCTCACAAAAGCCATCTGTTCTCAAACACGATTTTCCAATTCACAAAACCGAATCGTTACTGATTGTCCAATTTATATAGAATATGAAAGGGCTATTAAATTCTCAACATGAAGAGGTTACCTACTTGCCTTAAAGATCACCACAGTATTCATACGCAGATTACAGTTTGCTTAATCTATTCTTTCTGAGAAATACAAATATGGAAGTAGAATCAAAACCTCATATTAAGTTTGCGCTCCCGGTCGACTCAGAACACAAGGCCACCGAATTCAGCTTATTCTCAGTTTCAGCACCTCACATGCGAGCATTTCATCTGTCTTGGATTTCCTTCTTTGCTTGTTTTGTGTCTTCTTTTGCCGCTCCACCGCTACTCCCAATCATTCGAGATAACCTCAACCTCACATCCACTGATATTGGCAATGCAGGAATTGCATCAGTCTCTGGTGCAGTCTTTGCCAGGGTTGCCATGGGGACTGCCTGCGACTTGTTTGGACCCCGCCTCGCCTCTGCATCACTCATCCTCCTCACTGCACCAGCAGTTTACTTTACTTCCCTTGCCTCCTCTCCTATATCTTTCCTCCTCGTACGCTTCTTCACGGGCTTCTCCCTTGCCACTTTTGTCTCGACTCAATTCTGGATGAGCTCTATGTTCTCTGCTCCAGTAGTTGGAACCGCCAATGGCGTTGCAGCTGGATGGGGAAACCTGGGCGGCGGAGCAACACAACTCATCATGCCCCTTGTGTTTGGCATCATTCGTGACATTGGTGCTGTCAAATTTACGGCTTGGCGAATTGCCTTCTTCATTCCTGCTCTGTTTCAAACATTAGCGGCGTTCTTTATTTTGATCTTTGGGCAGGACATGCCCGACGGGAACTTCCACGGCCTGCAGAAATCTGGAGATAAGCCGAAGGATAAATTTTCATGGGTGTTCTATTATGGGGTCACGAATTATAGAGGGTGGATTCTGGCCTTGACTTACGGCTACTGCTTTGGGGTAGAACTGACTGTGGACAACATTATAGCAGAGTACTTTTTTGACCGATTCAATCTAAAACTCCAAACTGCAGGAATGATAGCAGCAAGTTTCGGGCTAGCAAACCTGTTCTCTAGACCTGCAGGAGGATTTCTCTCGGATTTAATGGCAAAGAGGTTCGGAATGAGGGGAAGGATCTGGGCCTTGTGGACGGTGCAGACCTTGGGAGGTTTGCTTTGTGTAGTTCTTGGACAGGTGGGATCTTTAAGTGCATCCATCGTCGTGATGATTGCATTCTCTGTGTTTGTCCAAGCTGCATGTGGACTGACATTCGGGGTGGTGCCTTTTGTTTCTCGCAGGTACATTTTTTTCCGAGTACTTTTAGTATCTAAATTTTTCCAGTATGACATTCGATAATATCAGCTATTGTGACTCAAAGAAAAACCAACAGCCTTCGAAAGAGAAGCTAAACTGTCAAGAAAGCATCAAAATTAACAAGAGGgatccccaaaaaaaaaaaccctttcaGAGAGTAAAAGAGATGATATTTAGAACCTAATTCATCCTTAATCTTGTTGGATTCCGCAAGGTTAAACTGTCAACCTTTCTTCTTTATGGAATATAAACAAGTAGTTGCTACTCTTAACATGTTACATTGTTCAGGTCACTTGGGGTCGTATCTGGTATGACAGGGGGTGGTGGAAATGTAGGGGCAGTTCTGACGCAACTAATTTTCTTCAGAGGATCCAGATATTCAAAAGAAACAGGAATAACTCTAATGGGTGTCATGATGATATGCTGCACCCTTCCATTATGCTTAATACACTTCCCACAATGGGGTGGCATGTTTTGTGGCCCATCAACTAAAACGCATGCTACAGAGGAAGATTATTACCTGTCTGAATGGAACTCAAATGAGAAGGAGAAAGGTTTTCACAAAGCAAGCTTGAAATTTGCAGAGAATAGCGTAAGAGAGAGAGGCAGAAAAGAAGACTCTGTAACCCGACCCTCTGATGAGACCTTACCGGCACATGTTTAGTGCCTCAACCCCTCTAAAATGAAGCAATTAGCAAGTTACAGTTTTAGCTGCTGCTTTTTTTCTCAGTTTTTTATGTAAGAAAGTCAATGATTCCAAGTTGTCAATGACTCCAAGTTGTCCAACTCATGCTACTGTATCATGAGAGGAAAATAAGACAGGAAGATGAACCGAAAAgtcagtaaaaaaaatacactcgATCGTTTTTGAAAACGATTGAACTAGTTTACCCTTTTCTCGTATACATAAAACAGTCTACTATGAacattcttaactctctttgCAATTGAAATgaatgtatataataatatacatatattaaacaTGAGAACATTTCttgaggtttaaaaaaatataaaattggacttacttttcttcatatatataactTCTTTGTAGAAGCTACACGCACATAGGACTGTTAATCCAAGTCCAGGGAACCCGGGTTCA includes these proteins:
- the LOC108979104 gene encoding high affinity nitrate transporter 2.5-like → MEVESKPHIKFALPVDSEHKATEFSLFSVSAPHMRAFHLSWISFFACFVSSFAAPPLLPIIRDNLNLTSTDIGNAGIASVSGAVFARVAMGTACDLFGPRLASASLILLTAPAVYFTSLASSPISFLLVRFFTGFSLATFVSTQFWMSSMFSAPVVGTANGVAAGWGNLGGGATQLIMPLVFGIIRDIGAVKFTAWRIAFFIPALFQTLAAFFILIFGQDMPDGNFHGLQKSGDKPKDKFSWVFYYGVTNYRGWILALTYGYCFGVELTVDNIIAEYFFDRFNLKLQTAGMIAASFGLANLFSRPAGGFLSDLMAKRFGMRGRIWALWTVQTLGGLLCVVLGQVGSLSASIVVMIAFSVFVQAACGLTFGVVPFVSRRSLGVVSGMTGGGGNVGAVLTQLIFFRGSRYSKETGITLMGVMMICCTLPLCLIHFPQWGGMFCGPSTKTHATEEDYYLSEWNSNEKEKGFHKASLKFAENSVRERGRKEDSVTRPSDETLPAHV